One Glycocaulis abyssi DNA window includes the following coding sequences:
- a CDS encoding competence/damage-inducible protein A: protein MSERPVKAAVLVIGDEVLSGRTQDVNVRQIAEFLSPLGITLGEARVVSDVQDDIVEALNALRTRWDYVFTTGGIGPTHDDITADAVAAAFGRPIDVRADALEILNTWYANSGTQLTPARLRMARIPDGAELIANPVTGAPGFQLENVFVLAGVPKIARGMLEDIAHRLKGGAVTQSASIRLEGVREGDIAEMLGQAAVSFPAVSIGSYPWFEELAGGGLSRGVAVVLRSADGAALAKAEQTLRSQLPAQP, encoded by the coding sequence ATGAGTGAACGACCCGTCAAGGCGGCCGTGCTGGTGATTGGCGATGAAGTCCTTTCGGGGCGCACGCAGGACGTGAATGTCCGCCAGATTGCCGAATTCCTCAGCCCGCTTGGCATCACGCTGGGCGAGGCGCGTGTGGTCAGCGATGTGCAAGATGACATCGTGGAGGCGCTGAACGCGCTGCGGACCCGCTGGGACTATGTATTCACGACTGGCGGTATTGGTCCCACACACGATGATATCACCGCAGATGCGGTCGCTGCCGCTTTCGGGCGCCCAATCGATGTACGTGCCGATGCGCTGGAGATTCTCAACACCTGGTATGCCAACTCCGGCACGCAGCTGACACCGGCCCGCCTGCGCATGGCGCGCATTCCCGATGGCGCGGAACTGATCGCCAACCCCGTTACCGGCGCGCCGGGCTTCCAGCTCGAAAACGTGTTCGTGCTGGCGGGGGTGCCGAAGATCGCGCGCGGCATGCTGGAAGACATTGCACACCGGCTGAAGGGCGGGGCGGTCACGCAATCGGCCAGCATCCGCCTTGAGGGCGTGCGCGAGGGCGATATCGCGGAAATGCTGGGGCAGGCTGCCGTCAGCTTTCCTGCCGTCTCCATCGGTTCCTACCCCTGGTTTGAGGAGCTGGCAGGCGGCGGGCTTTCGCGCGGCGTGGCGGTGGTGCTGCGTTCGGCAGATGGCGCGGCGCTCGCAAAGGCAGAGCAGACACTCAGATCACAGCTGCCCGCACAGCCCTGA
- a CDS encoding ATP-dependent Clp protease proteolytic subunit: MADGFRAHPIRNDDEDAPEKDAAPAGEDFVGKALFESRTILITGGISDKVARSVCAQLFALAAKSDDPILVVISSPGGHVESGDMIHDTMKFIKPRVIVLGSGWVASAGALIFVGAEKQDRYCLPNTRFLIHQPSGGAGGAASDIEIQVREMRMMRDRLNRIFAEATGQSLERIEKDTDRDFWLTAKDAIEYGLCHKIVTRQDEIKR; the protein is encoded by the coding sequence ATGGCTGACGGCTTCCGCGCTCACCCGATCCGCAATGATGATGAGGACGCTCCTGAAAAGGACGCCGCCCCGGCGGGGGAGGACTTTGTCGGCAAGGCCCTCTTTGAAAGCCGCACCATCCTCATTACCGGCGGTATCAGCGACAAGGTGGCCCGCTCGGTCTGCGCGCAGCTTTTCGCGCTGGCGGCCAAGAGCGATGATCCGATCCTGGTGGTGATTTCCTCGCCCGGCGGGCATGTCGAGTCTGGCGACATGATCCATGACACGATGAAGTTCATCAAACCGCGCGTGATCGTGCTGGGGTCGGGCTGGGTGGCGTCTGCGGGCGCGCTGATCTTTGTCGGTGCCGAGAAGCAGGATCGCTACTGCCTGCCCAATACGCGCTTCCTCATCCACCAGCCTTCGGGCGGCGCGGGCGGCGCGGCCAGCGATATCGAGATCCAGGTGCGCGAAATGCGCATGATGCGTGACCGGCTGAACCGCATCTTTGCCGAAGCCACGGGCCAGTCGCTGGAGCGTATCGAGAAGGATACTGACCGCGATTTCTGGCTGACGGCCAAGGACGCGATCGAATACGGGCTGTGCCACAAGATCGTGACGCGTCAGGACGAGATCAAGCGCTAG
- a CDS encoding DUF4238 domain-containing protein: MSQKQNHNRQRTKNSHWVPQAYLRAFAAEHDAERIWRFSHTKGDAQLKLIEKVAYKRHLYSTHDDTTGSLNDALEKKLADLEQWFGSPIWRTLQRDVVDLSWQPLRKIVSLLAATMFLRNPRTLEEHSKMHEHLVKLFSQFNEPPDRVTVGDRTFDFDDTSWETFRAADTDDVKKIWFRQIESAVIFAKIFMNMRWSMMMAPRPAFITSDAPITFCHPSLEFSGINDPETTIHFPISPTRVLNMDNFHSEPANQYYPCDDECYVTTNLLIWRSAIEYMFTHRHPDYIMDELLRKAEAEGYA, translated from the coding sequence ATGAGCCAGAAGCAAAACCACAACCGTCAACGGACTAAAAATAGCCATTGGGTACCTCAAGCTTATCTGCGCGCATTCGCGGCAGAACACGATGCAGAGCGGATCTGGCGGTTCAGCCATACAAAAGGTGATGCCCAATTGAAGCTTATCGAAAAGGTAGCTTACAAGCGTCACCTTTATTCCACCCATGATGACACCACTGGCAGTCTTAACGATGCCTTGGAAAAAAAGCTTGCAGACTTAGAACAATGGTTCGGCAGTCCAATTTGGCGGACACTTCAACGAGATGTTGTTGATCTGAGCTGGCAACCTTTACGGAAGATAGTGTCGCTCTTGGCAGCAACAATGTTTCTTCGCAACCCACGCACACTTGAAGAACACAGCAAGATGCACGAGCATTTGGTGAAGCTGTTTTCCCAGTTCAACGAGCCGCCTGATCGGGTCACAGTTGGCGACCGCACATTCGATTTCGACGATACGTCATGGGAAACTTTTCGTGCCGCTGATACGGATGACGTTAAGAAAATCTGGTTCCGGCAGATTGAAAGCGCTGTCATTTTTGCAAAAATTTTCATGAACATGCGTTGGTCAATGATGATGGCCCCACGCCCTGCTTTCATTACCTCGGATGCGCCGATCACGTTCTGCCATCCGTCTCTGGAATTCAGTGGTATAAATGACCCTGAAACTACCATTCATTTCCCTATTAGCCCAACACGCGTTTTAAACATGGACAATTTTCACAGCGAGCCCGCCAATCAATACTATCCTTGTGATGATGAGTGTTATGTGACCACAAATCTACTCATATGGCGCAGCGCTATAGAATACATGTTCACTCATCGCCACCCGGATTACATCATGGACGAATTACTGCGCAAGGCGGAGGCGGAAGGCTACGCCTAA
- a CDS encoding PAS domain S-box protein, with product MSGDITRDIFFQNHPDPMLIYELATRRILVVNQTFQIRYGYTQDDLKTLRLDDLHPDEELEKLESNVAAVSEGLDRAGIWQHRLKSGEFIHVEITSHTMEYKGKACELVVARDMTERVRFEKERDQALKREEVLRSRAEAAAYHFQSLFESAPGMLLVLEPEDYTIVAISDAYLNATKRRRSDIMGKPLFDVFPDDPDDPEANGVAAVTAVLERVKDSGLSEALPLVRFPIERPEEEGGGFEERWWLSVFSAVNGPDGRAQYVICRSEDVTGLIAGQNRDADQLAAELAERPLELDLMVHSRELREATLRLNEREASIRTVERLLALGQWRFDLQTQKLEWSDSTFRMYGLDPETCEPDYDLYVSLVHPDDRARMESWFADFIESGERSGEFWHRIVRPDGRVITVRGVAERAITPEGEATTGFVQDITGQLETDARLSEADHLLRLAGKSARFGAWRVDLGRGVAEWSEEVADIHDMPGTRELPVDEAIGFYAPESIDRLREVYEHCINTGEPFDEMLVIISAKGRRVWCRSIGEAERNAAGEVIAVRGAFQDISELVSARLESAELAERLQNTLNTMSDAFYLLDEGMCFSFVNKEAERALRTPRQDLLGKHVWEAFPGAREALEPYYQQAVDTGESANTSFWYDELGVWFRVRVHPGPDGLAVYFQDITEERQAQEQLYLLEKAVARANDVVVIADSKVTDEGPRIVYVNDAFERVFGYTRDEVVGQSTSILRGPLTDPETLEEIFAAFRAMAPVRTEIVHYTRSGEGRWMDVAAVPITDTEGRHTHWLGVQRDITERKRDEEALRIARDEAEEANRLKSEFLANMSHEIRTPLNGVLGMSQLLARTDLDARQTRMIETVQTSGKALLSIINDILDLSKIEAGLMTIEPEAVEVDALCEQALSSVRGTAQNKALALDLAIDEAVPGHITADRRRLAQVLINLLGNAVKFTEAGSVWLNVDCPDAQTIRFEVTDTGPGISPQQAEHIFDRFRQVDASYARRHEGTGLGLALSKEFTSLMGGHITLHSRPGEGSRFAVHLPLVTTRAGADGGHEAANVVSLPKDMGRILVAEDNATNRETLEMFLDELGLARPVCVTNGRDAVERALAEDFSLIIMDISMPVMSGLDAIRAIRASTSRRRDIPILALTAHAALQDREECLQAGANDYLAKPVDLAALASALSKLVSKRAAG from the coding sequence ATGAGCGGCGATATCACGCGTGACATCTTCTTTCAGAATCACCCCGACCCCATGCTCATATACGAGCTGGCGACGCGCCGTATTCTGGTGGTCAACCAGACCTTCCAGATCCGCTATGGCTACACGCAGGATGATCTGAAAACCCTGCGCCTTGATGATCTCCACCCCGATGAGGAGCTGGAGAAGCTGGAATCCAACGTGGCAGCGGTCAGCGAAGGTCTCGATCGGGCCGGGATCTGGCAGCATCGGCTCAAATCCGGCGAGTTCATCCATGTGGAGATCACCTCCCATACGATGGAGTACAAGGGCAAGGCGTGCGAGCTGGTCGTAGCCCGTGACATGACCGAGCGTGTACGTTTCGAGAAGGAACGCGATCAGGCGCTCAAGCGCGAGGAAGTTCTGCGCAGCCGTGCCGAGGCTGCGGCCTATCATTTCCAGTCGCTGTTTGAATCCGCGCCGGGCATGCTGCTTGTGCTGGAGCCGGAGGACTACACCATCGTGGCGATCAGCGACGCCTATCTGAACGCCACGAAGCGCCGCCGGTCCGACATTATGGGCAAGCCGCTTTTCGACGTGTTTCCCGATGATCCTGATGACCCTGAGGCCAATGGTGTTGCTGCCGTCACCGCTGTTCTGGAACGGGTGAAGGATAGCGGGCTGTCGGAGGCCCTGCCGCTGGTGCGCTTTCCCATTGAACGGCCAGAAGAAGAGGGCGGCGGGTTTGAGGAGCGCTGGTGGCTGTCTGTGTTTTCTGCCGTCAATGGCCCCGATGGCCGCGCGCAGTATGTGATCTGCCGGTCTGAGGACGTGACGGGGCTGATTGCCGGTCAGAACCGTGATGCCGACCAGCTGGCTGCCGAGCTGGCGGAGCGGCCGCTCGAGCTCGACCTGATGGTACATTCACGCGAGCTGCGCGAAGCGACGCTGCGGCTCAATGAGCGCGAAGCGAGTATACGCACGGTGGAGCGCCTGCTGGCTCTGGGCCAGTGGCGGTTCGACCTGCAGACCCAGAAGCTGGAATGGTCAGACAGCACGTTCCGGATGTACGGGCTGGACCCGGAGACATGTGAGCCCGATTACGATCTCTATGTCAGCCTGGTTCACCCTGATGACCGCGCAAGGATGGAAAGCTGGTTTGCCGATTTCATCGAGTCCGGTGAACGCAGCGGCGAGTTCTGGCACCGCATCGTGCGCCCTGATGGCCGCGTGATTACGGTTCGCGGTGTCGCCGAACGTGCCATAACCCCGGAGGGCGAGGCGACCACCGGGTTCGTTCAGGACATTACCGGCCAGCTGGAAACCGATGCGCGGCTGAGCGAAGCAGACCATTTGCTGCGTCTGGCTGGCAAATCGGCCCGTTTTGGCGCCTGGCGGGTGGATCTGGGGCGTGGCGTCGCCGAGTGGTCTGAAGAAGTGGCGGATATCCACGACATGCCCGGCACGCGGGAACTGCCGGTGGATGAGGCTATCGGCTTCTACGCACCGGAAAGCATTGACCGGCTGCGGGAGGTTTATGAGCACTGTATCAATACCGGAGAACCCTTCGACGAGATGCTGGTCATCATCAGCGCGAAGGGAAGGCGGGTCTGGTGCCGCTCGATCGGTGAAGCTGAACGCAATGCTGCTGGGGAGGTGATCGCGGTACGCGGCGCGTTCCAGGACATCTCCGAACTGGTGTCGGCCCGCCTTGAAAGCGCGGAGCTGGCCGAGCGCCTGCAGAACACACTCAACACGATGAGCGATGCCTTCTACCTGCTTGATGAGGGGATGTGTTTTTCCTTCGTCAACAAGGAGGCGGAGCGGGCGCTGCGCACGCCGCGCCAGGACCTGCTGGGCAAGCATGTCTGGGAGGCGTTCCCCGGCGCACGTGAAGCGCTGGAGCCCTACTACCAGCAGGCGGTTGATACGGGCGAGAGCGCGAACACATCCTTCTGGTACGATGAGCTTGGTGTGTGGTTCCGGGTGAGGGTGCATCCCGGCCCGGACGGTCTGGCCGTGTATTTTCAGGACATCACCGAGGAGCGGCAGGCACAGGAGCAGCTCTATCTTCTGGAAAAGGCGGTCGCGCGCGCCAATGATGTCGTAGTTATCGCCGACAGCAAGGTCACTGATGAAGGGCCCAGAATAGTTTATGTCAACGACGCATTCGAGCGGGTGTTCGGGTATACCCGCGACGAGGTGGTTGGCCAATCAACCAGCATATTGCGTGGTCCCCTCACAGACCCGGAGACGCTAGAGGAGATATTTGCAGCGTTCAGGGCCATGGCGCCGGTACGGACCGAGATTGTGCACTATACCAGGTCCGGCGAGGGGCGCTGGATGGATGTCGCCGCGGTGCCGATCACCGATACGGAAGGGCGTCACACGCACTGGCTGGGCGTGCAGCGCGACATTACCGAGCGCAAACGTGACGAGGAAGCGCTCCGGATCGCGCGCGACGAGGCCGAAGAGGCCAACCGGCTGAAGTCGGAGTTTCTGGCCAATATGAGCCACGAAATCCGCACCCCGCTCAACGGCGTGCTGGGGATGTCGCAATTGCTGGCCCGTACGGACCTTGATGCCCGCCAGACACGGATGATCGAGACGGTGCAGACCTCTGGCAAGGCGCTGTTGTCGATCATCAACGACATTCTGGACCTGTCCAAGATTGAGGCCGGCCTGATGACCATCGAACCGGAGGCGGTTGAGGTCGACGCCTTGTGTGAACAGGCTCTGTCGTCGGTCAGGGGTACGGCACAGAACAAGGCGCTGGCGCTTGATCTTGCCATTGATGAAGCGGTTCCCGGACACATAACGGCCGACCGGCGGCGCCTGGCCCAGGTTCTGATTAATCTGCTGGGCAATGCGGTAAAGTTCACCGAGGCCGGATCGGTCTGGCTGAACGTGGACTGCCCGGACGCGCAAACCATCCGTTTCGAGGTGACCGATACCGGGCCGGGGATCAGCCCGCAGCAGGCGGAGCATATTTTTGACCGCTTCCGGCAGGTGGACGCCTCCTATGCCCGCCGGCATGAGGGTACGGGGCTCGGCCTGGCGCTGAGCAAGGAGTTCACCAGCCTGATGGGCGGGCATATTACCCTGCATTCCCGGCCCGGCGAGGGTTCGCGCTTTGCCGTTCATCTGCCGCTGGTGACGACCAGGGCCGGGGCGGATGGCGGGCATGAGGCGGCGAATGTCGTCAGCCTGCCCAAGGACATGGGCCGTATTCTCGTTGCGGAGGACAACGCGACCAATCGCGAGACGCTGGAGATGTTTCTTGATGAGCTGGGCCTGGCCCGCCCGGTCTGCGTTACCAATGGACGCGACGCGGTGGAGCGCGCGCTGGCGGAAGATTTTTCGCTCATCATCATGGATATTTCCATGCCCGTCATGTCAGGGCTGGACGCGATCCGCGCGATCCGGGCCAGCACGTCGCGCCGGCGCGACATACCCATTCTGGCGTTGACGGCACACGCCGCGCTGCAGGATCGCGAAGAGTGTCTGCAAGCAGGCGCTAACGATTATCTCGCCAAACCTGTTGATCTCGCGGCGCTGGCGAGCGCATTGTCGAAACTGGTGAGCAAGCGGGCTGCAGGCTGA
- a CDS encoding sulfurtransferase, translating into MLVSPQEAMVREQAVFIDASWFMPASGRTGRDAFAQTRIAGALFFDIDAVADLTSPLPHMAPGSATLSRWFAAHALQPGQTLIIYDQNTGFAAPRVWWTLRRFGLSPLILDGGFAAWSAAGGAVETGPAPEPAVTATGPDLHLINDDAMRWNDVLHHIEAGDALIVDARPPGRFAGTDPEPRAGLKSGHMPGAVNLPSGRLLDGEGRFLQGEALAAALPATDRHQRIICTCGSGVTAAILHAGFTAAGFKDVWLYDGSWTEWAGRGDLPIVKS; encoded by the coding sequence ATGCTGGTGTCCCCACAAGAGGCCATGGTCCGCGAGCAGGCGGTGTTCATCGATGCGAGCTGGTTCATGCCGGCCAGCGGCAGGACCGGGCGCGATGCCTTTGCGCAGACCCGCATTGCCGGCGCGCTCTTTTTCGACATTGATGCGGTGGCAGACCTGACCAGTCCTCTGCCCCATATGGCACCGGGCAGCGCCACGCTGTCGCGCTGGTTCGCGGCACATGCCCTTCAACCTGGCCAGACGCTCATCATCTACGATCAGAATACGGGCTTTGCCGCGCCGCGCGTCTGGTGGACGCTGCGCCGGTTCGGCCTCTCGCCCCTGATCCTCGATGGCGGGTTTGCCGCCTGGAGTGCCGCGGGCGGGGCGGTGGAGACCGGCCCTGCGCCGGAGCCTGCTGTCACGGCAACAGGGCCCGACCTGCACCTCATCAATGATGATGCCATGCGCTGGAACGATGTGCTCCACCACATTGAGGCGGGCGACGCTCTGATCGTCGATGCCCGCCCGCCCGGACGCTTCGCCGGCACCGATCCTGAACCGCGCGCTGGCTTGAAGTCCGGCCACATGCCGGGCGCGGTGAATCTGCCCTCTGGCCGCCTGCTGGACGGGGAGGGGCGGTTTCTGCAGGGCGAAGCGCTGGCGGCTGCATTGCCAGCCACGGACCGTCACCAGCGCATCATCTGCACGTGCGGGTCCGGTGTGACGGCCGCCATTCTCCATGCCGGGTTCACGGCAGCGGGTTTCAAGGATGTCTGGCTGTATGACGGCTCATGGACCGAATGGGCGGGCCGGGGTGATCTGCCGATTGTAAAAAGCTGA
- a CDS encoding NAD(P)H-dependent flavin oxidoreductase encodes MAGLDILEGRLSVPVIGAPLFIISHPDLVIAQCKAGVVGSFPALNARPQSQLDEWLDQITSELDSYNRANPDKPAAPFAVNQIVHRSNERLEADMETCAKYKVPLVITSLGAREDLNNAVHSWGGKTLHDIINVRFANKALEKGADGLIAVCSGAGGHAGTLSPFALIAEIREFFDGPLLVSGAISTGAGVLAAQAMGADYAYIGSAFIATAEARATESYKQGIVEGRADDIVYTNLFTGVHGNYLKKSITDAGLDPDNLPESDPSKMNFGSGSNSAAKAWKDIWGSGQGIGSVDKVRSTADYVDLLKAQYAAAKKRVC; translated from the coding sequence ATGGCCGGACTGGACATTCTCGAAGGACGCCTCAGCGTGCCTGTCATTGGCGCGCCGCTTTTCATCATTTCCCATCCTGATCTGGTCATCGCCCAGTGCAAGGCAGGGGTGGTGGGGTCCTTCCCGGCGCTCAATGCCCGCCCGCAGAGCCAGCTCGATGAATGGCTGGATCAGATCACGTCAGAGCTGGACAGCTATAACCGCGCCAATCCGGACAAACCGGCTGCGCCCTTTGCCGTGAACCAGATCGTCCACCGCTCAAACGAGCGGCTGGAAGCGGACATGGAAACCTGCGCGAAATACAAGGTGCCGCTGGTCATCACCTCGCTGGGTGCGCGTGAAGACCTCAATAATGCCGTCCACTCCTGGGGCGGCAAGACGCTGCACGACATCATCAATGTGCGCTTTGCCAACAAGGCGCTGGAAAAGGGCGCGGACGGCCTCATCGCCGTGTGTTCGGGCGCGGGCGGCCATGCCGGCACGCTTTCTCCCTTCGCGCTGATCGCCGAAATCCGCGAGTTTTTCGACGGCCCGTTGCTGGTCTCCGGCGCGATCTCGACCGGCGCTGGCGTGCTGGCTGCGCAGGCCATGGGCGCGGACTATGCCTATATCGGCTCAGCCTTTATTGCGACGGCTGAGGCGCGCGCGACCGAGAGCTACAAGCAGGGCATTGTGGAGGGGCGGGCGGACGATATCGTCTACACCAACCTCTTCACCGGCGTGCATGGCAATTATCTGAAAAAATCCATTACGGATGCCGGTCTTGATCCGGATAATCTGCCTGAAAGCGATCCTTCGAAGATGAATTTTGGTTCGGGCAGCAATTCGGCCGCCAAGGCATGGAAGGATATCTGGGGTTCCGGTCAGGGCATCGGCTCGGTCGACAAGGTGCGCTCGACGGCAGACTATGTGGACCTGCTCAAGGCCCAGTACGCAGCCGCGAAAAAGCGGGTTTGCTGA
- the ald gene encoding alanine dehydrogenase codes for MRVGVPREIKVHEYRVGLTPAGAAELVQAGHEVFVETKAGDGVGFADSAYEAVGAKILPDADAVFQTGELIVKVKEPQAIEYARLTPDHTLFTYLHLAPDPEQTKGLMDSGCIAIAYETVTDNEGRLPLLKPMSEVAGRMSIQVGATALEKSHGGRGMLLGGVPGVQPAKVVILGGGVSGTHAAEMAVGMRADVTIFDRSIRRLAELDTQFQGRAKTAFSTAASVEEAIIGADLVVGAVLIPGAAAPKLVTREMLKKMKDGAVLVDIAIDQGGCFETSKPTTHQSPTFIVDGVVHYCVANMPGAVARTSTIALTNATLPFTLAIANKGAKKAMNDDPHLARGLNVAEGHVTYEPVARDLGHKYVKPDWLTSI; via the coding sequence ATGCGCGTTGGCGTACCCAGAGAGATCAAGGTTCACGAATACCGCGTCGGCCTGACGCCTGCGGGCGCTGCCGAGCTGGTGCAGGCCGGCCATGAAGTGTTTGTCGAGACCAAAGCCGGTGACGGTGTCGGCTTTGCCGATAGCGCCTATGAGGCGGTGGGTGCGAAAATCCTCCCCGACGCGGACGCGGTGTTCCAGACGGGTGAGCTGATCGTGAAGGTGAAAGAGCCGCAAGCCATCGAGTATGCGCGCCTTACCCCCGATCACACCCTCTTCACCTATCTCCACCTCGCGCCCGATCCTGAGCAGACCAAGGGGCTGATGGACTCCGGCTGCATCGCCATCGCCTACGAGACGGTGACCGACAATGAAGGCCGCCTGCCGCTCCTGAAGCCGATGTCGGAAGTTGCGGGCCGCATGTCGATCCAGGTCGGTGCAACGGCGCTGGAAAAATCCCATGGCGGGCGCGGCATGCTGCTGGGCGGTGTGCCGGGCGTGCAGCCTGCCAAAGTCGTCATTCTCGGCGGCGGCGTATCGGGTACCCACGCAGCTGAAATGGCCGTGGGCATGCGCGCGGACGTGACGATCTTCGACCGCTCGATTCGGCGTCTGGCTGAGCTGGACACCCAGTTCCAGGGTCGCGCGAAAACGGCGTTCTCGACCGCAGCCTCGGTGGAAGAAGCCATTATCGGGGCTGACCTTGTGGTCGGCGCAGTGCTGATCCCCGGCGCGGCAGCGCCCAAGCTCGTCACCCGCGAGATGCTCAAGAAAATGAAGGATGGCGCGGTGCTGGTCGATATCGCTATCGATCAGGGCGGCTGTTTCGAAACATCCAAACCCACCACCCACCAGAGCCCGACCTTCATCGTCGACGGCGTGGTCCATTACTGCGTCGCCAACATGCCGGGCGCGGTGGCGCGCACCTCAACCATCGCGCTCACCAACGCCACCCTGCCCTTTACCTTGGCCATCGCCAACAAGGGCGCGAAGAAGGCGATGAATGACGATCCGCATCTGGCGCGCGGGCTGAACGTGGCCGAAGGCCATGTCACCTATGAGCCGGTCGCCCGCGATCTCGGCCACAAATACGTAAAGCCCGACTGGCTGACGAGCATCTAG
- a CDS encoding Lrp/AsnC family transcriptional regulator: MNLDDTDRALLTLLQAEGRLTNAELAERVGLSPSACHRRVRALEARGVVIGYAALLNADAVGRGLTVLVLVTLENQRRETMQAFETAVEKVEEVMDCYLTTGAEDYLLRLMVSDARDYERVHRERLSGLPGVARLISNIAMRKVFTRTALPLAGGQAGSATRKAGSGV, from the coding sequence ATGAACCTTGATGATACTGATCGCGCCCTGCTGACCCTTCTGCAGGCCGAAGGACGTCTGACCAATGCGGAGCTTGCCGAGCGGGTGGGGCTGTCGCCTTCTGCCTGTCACCGGCGTGTCCGGGCACTGGAGGCGCGCGGCGTCGTGATCGGATATGCTGCCCTGCTGAATGCCGATGCAGTAGGGCGGGGGCTGACTGTGCTGGTGCTGGTCACGCTGGAGAATCAGCGCCGCGAGACGATGCAGGCTTTCGAGACGGCGGTGGAGAAGGTGGAGGAGGTGATGGACTGCTACCTCACCACCGGCGCGGAAGATTATCTGTTGCGCCTGATGGTGAGCGATGCGCGCGATTATGAGCGCGTGCACCGCGAGCGGCTGTCCGGCCTGCCGGGTGTGGCGCGCCTCATCTCCAATATCGCCATGCGCAAGGTTTTCACGCGCACGGCCCTGCCGCTGGCTGGCGGT